Below is a genomic region from Scheffersomyces stipitis CBS 6054 chromosome 8, complete sequence.
GACCAACCCAATGAAAAGACAAATGGTCAAACCAAGAATGGCTCCAAACCAGACCTGAAATCGCAACTTTCCCTgtactttttcaagatgaGACACGTCATGTTCATCCTGTTGTTCGCTTATTTGACTGTTATGTGTATGCGATCTTTGGTTGATAAACGAAAGAAGTACCGATATGATAATCGCTGTCTCCAAGGTTTCTCTGagaatgatgaagaaaatctgAATCGAGAAATAGTCTTCGAACTCAATCATAGTGTGTGATGTGATAGAGAGAATGCTCGCTGTTGTCCGTCTATTCTTTATAAAAACAAACGCTTTCAGACAAACTCAACAGACTCGCAATCCCAGTGTTATCTTTTGTGGGTATATATAGTCAAAAgtaaaaaaaaatttggTGTAAGCTTATTTACTCTACCGACTATTGGATCAGAATTTTTGCTCCcattgatttttcagatattGTCTCGGTGGGTGCAGTAGCCTGTTACAGTCACGTGCAGTAGTCTGGGAGAATCTCAATCTGCGTACGCGCATATCACAAATGCACAGCTTAACGATTGGCGTTCCTTTAGCCATGGTCCGCGATGCGGAGATGGCCAGGTGAGGTGAAAGAAACACAACTACAAACAGCACTCTACAACAGTAAACTGTTTCTGTCGTATCAACCATAGTTGTCGTGGCTACAGTGTAACATCGGCTACAATCAGTGGAGATATAAATTTACATTCTATGGAAAAGAACTATACGGCAGAAGCATAGTAAATGAGGAATAGAACTGTAGACAATTGTAGATAAGTGTAGATAATTGTAGATAATCGTAGATTAGTAGACCTATAAGGTTAGTAGAAGTAGACTTGAAATTTATGGATTAGAAAAACAGATTAGTGATTTATGATAGATTTATGAGCTTTGTACTGAAACAATTACTGACGCCACTATGGTCTAACTGTAATGCAAAAGTGTGGTGTCAGTAACAAACCACGACGTCGTTATCTATGGCAAGTATTAACGCGACTAGAGTGGTGGGAACTCGATTGTTGCAGTCAAACAGGTGATGAACACGTCGTCCTTGGTGTAGGCTCTGGCGTTGACAATGTACTTCCCTGGAGGAACTTCGTTAGGAATCTCAACTTCCTTCTGAATGACCTGTGGTCCCTTCTTGATTGGGCATTCCAAGTCGACCTTGGTGATTTCCTCACACAAGTCAAACGTCTGgtggatcaacttgatgaagcCGTATCTAACGTCGACTTCAACGTAGGCACCTTCTTCGATGTCTTCGCTGATAAAACCAGTGGCGGTGAAGGTTAAGTTCTCGCCCCTAGCAGGAGGGTTAGGGTCAATGATGACCTTCAGCAAACTCAAAATCTGTGGCTGCGAGGCATCACATTGGACGATGGGAGAGTCGCCTGGAACTGGTTTTTCGTCAACATCAGGAAAAGtcttgatgatgtcaagAGGATGTTGCTCTTTTTCAAGACCGAACACTGAGATGACATTGTTCAAGCCAGAAGGCACAAGCGACAACCCGTTGACAGCAACCGACGAAGCCAAAGTTATAAAAGCAATGTTTTTGAATGAAACCATTGCGACTTAAAGATAAGCACGATAAGAAGTTTGCAAGATTTAAACTCTAATAGATTGACTATACTGATAGTCTTGACTGTGGTGGTTGGTAAGCACAAACACAAGAACAGTGGTAAAGGAAATTAGGAAAGCAAACACAGAAAAAAACGAAAGATTCAATCTAAGAGAATGGTATGAGTTCAAtgatcaacaaaatcaacaacaatgACACTTTCTGGATTGTTGGTTTCAGCAGgaaaaaaaagaaatagaGATCCTTATTTCCCTATAAACTTATCTGAATGATTATCAACCCGCACTCAAGAGGGGGATGGCGCACGTGACAACTCATACATGACGGGAAACCTGTATATGGGTAGGccggttttccttttggacttagaaatggattaatggatatggagTTATATTAATCACTGAAGAACTATTTAAAATCTGTTTAAACTAGAGGGAATCCTCTGggctttatatattcttcatcctcatctcatctctgtaGTTTGTTGcgttattcaacaaaagaaatgtagaatttctgTTTCGGATATTTATCGGATCCAATCCGAGGTTGGTCACCTCGGAAACCATTATTAGAGATCCTGtatcttattttccatcaatACAAGAATCTTTGGTAACTTGATGAAACGGCGCAAAGCACGATGTCATTAGAAGGCTCATCTTGTCGACTGTTCGGAAGTTCAATGGTTCCCTATATTACATTACATTCTAATAGGAGTCTTACTTCTAAGTACTGTAGTGTCTTTGTGGCTTGCTTTTACTGTGCTCTACATCAGCAGCTTCATTTAAACTTTGATAGTACATAAACGTGCATATTGCAACAGAGGTGCATCTGGGacagttgcaaaatgttAGACCCAATAGATATATCAACAGGACTGCTTTCAGTAGGAGCATTCGAATACACTTGTATATGTATGTGGAGTGGTCTTCGAAGCATTCGAATTGCTCAAGttaattcaaaaaaaaaatttgttgcaattttcttgaatttgaagtatATTGTCAAATTTTATGTAAATGTCTCTTAAGTGTACAAATAAATAAGCGATTGCTATAAATTAACCAGCAATAACCAAATTAGCCGTCATGGTGTCAAAACGTTCTCTCACCAACTCCGTCTcgatcttcaacaactcatTGTACAACGATTGCCCTTCTTTGGTCTTCAACATCTCACTTAGTTTGGAATCAGAAAGCTTCCACACTACGGAATCGCTAACAGTGGTGTAGCTGATTTTTCTATAACGTCTTGTTTGAAAAAGATCTCCAAACGCAGTCAATGGCAAGATACTTGAATGCAATTCGCGTCCCTCTTCTAGCTTGTAAACGGATCTGATTAACCCAGACTCCACTATGAAGAAGGCAGCATGCTCAGAGGTTgtattgtagaattcaatatcttctgggattttttccttttggaagTACGGAGTGATAGCCGACCAGAACTCTTCGTCCTTGTCCGATAAGCCTTGGAAAGTTATCATGATTAATGGTAGTGGTTGTTTTTTGAACGACGAGTCGGACGAGGAATAGTACCTGGTCTGTGACTTCtgttcatcttgaacagtTCTAGTTGCAGCATTATAGACTTGAGTAGTTCTAGGAGTTCCGATGTCAAAGTTCATACTCATTAACTGTCTGGTATTAAGAGAATTGTTCTGAGGGGAGATAATGGACTTTCTTCCAGGGGAAAGATTGGTGCTGCCACTGTTCGGTACAGAACGAATATTGACATTTTGCTCCTTTCTCTTAACAGTCTTGTAATATCTCAAGAAGGAGTTTTCACACCATTCCAATGCGTAATTCAATGTGTTAAACAATTCAATTGGATTTTCTCCGCTACTATTATCCCACAAACCAGCATCACGCAAACCCTTGATGATATCGTCGTTTTCTTGAACGGAGGAGAAAATCAAACGGGTGTTAAATTCATTGGTTAAATTGAGGACTCTTCTGAAACCTTCAGCCGCAGAAAAATCAATGGAACTAACTCCTTTCATATCGataatcaagaatttgatgGGATTTAATTTGAACTCATCCTGCGAAAACTTACCTCTGATAGCATTTTCAACTCCACCAATGGAACCGAAAAAGACAGTCCCTTGTAATTTGATAACGCAGATTTGGTCACCGAcatccttcaagaactctTGTTGTTTAGGATGTCTTAAAACTGTAGATCTAGCTACAGAACCAGAGTATACTCCCTGGACAACTGGACTCCTACCAGCTTCAACTACAAATGAAAGACAGGCAAGCAAGATACCTACCAATATACCAAAGACAAAGTCAAAGGCACCCATTGTGATaacaatgatgatgacagTGGTGTATTCGATGTTTCTCAAACGGCCCCAGGTATCGTAGACAGATTCCTTCAATAATTCGTAACCCAAAAGGAAGATCAAAGCTCCAACCACACATACTGGGATGTAGCCAATGACGACAGGACCAGTCATCATCACTGCGCCAGTAGCAATGGCAAGCAAAACACCAGCCAAACGGTCATCGGCACCTGCTCTGATGAAAAGAACAGAATTGGTGTACACCAAGTAGTTTTGAATAGAGCCTACTAAACCAGACAAAACATTTGAATATCCGTGAGCTACCAATTCTCTGTCTACATCTACTTCATCCATACCCACCGTTACAGCAAGTGCTGGAACGTTAATGGGAACATGCAAGATACCAAAGAATGTCAATGCCAACATCGAAGGTACTTGTTTGAGTACGGCAAGCCAATccaccaagttgaacttgtaaTAAGTGTAGAATTCATACCATGGTTCGTTATCTTCCACTGCCGGGAATACCCAGCCGCTATTTCTAGCACTTTGCAAGTTCCAAGAAGGAACGACTAAGACTGTAACATGGAAGAGAATGAACACAGCTATGAAATACAAGGGAACAAGCAAAGAGTTGTGGAACTTGTGCTGAAGAGCAATGAGAAATATAGCTAAAAGCAATGGGAGAGTCCATTCTGCCAAAGTCAATGTGTTGCAGAACAAGTACTTGAATGTCTCGTAGTTGTACTCCAAGCCTCCTTCCAATCTGGACGAGACTTCTACACCGGTTGCTACCAAGAAGTAACCCACTCCTCCGATACAGCCAACTAGAATGTGACGAGGAAAGAATCCCACAAGAACACCCAAGCGGCATTTACCTAAGATATAGAATACAAGCCCCGTGActatagaagaaagagcGTATGAAGTGATAGTAGTGGCGATTATAGCTGCCTGGGACTCGTTGGCCATTTCTGAAGCAATGGAAAGCGCCATTGTATGGAAGAAGGGAGTGACCTCGATCATTTCCGAACCTATTCCCGACCTGAATGCCGATCCTCCAAGTGAATAAACCAATTGAGAAACAATACAAGACATGTAAAACATTGACAAACCCGCCGGAGCCAACGATGAGAAGACAGCCTCACTAACTGGGAACATGATCATCCCATACGATAAGCCATCTAAGATGTTCAAAAGTGTACCAAGGAAGACAGCGGGCACGTAGTGGATGGGCTTGACAACATACTGATGCAATAAGCTGGGCGGGTGTTGCTGACTGAGGTCTTCCTTGTGATCAGATACTGTGGGTCTGAGTTTCAAAGTCGCATCTTGACCAGTTCCAATAGC
It encodes:
- a CDS encoding predicted protein; the protein is LDIIKTFPDVDEKPVPGDSPIVQCDASQPQILSLSKVIIDPNPPARGENLTFTATGFISEDIEEGAYVEVDVRYGFIKLIHQTFDLCEEITKVDLECPIKKGPQVIQKEVEIPNEVPPGKYIVNARAYTKDDVFITCLTATIEFPPL
- the SUL1 gene encoding sulfate transporter Sulfate/bicarbonate/oxalate exchanger SAT-1 and related transporters (SLC26 family), producing MSHRPTSVNHFNSPIVNSGSEIHEQTVNLANIGVTDDNVDHEPREEDETSIVEDFSTSHSSTLPKPIRGRAAPQADIASITSTTPLISKSPKNLYIEEQSLFTSSAKIGLDLEAGAPDQTAIGTDLSQQHPPSLLHQYVVKPIHYVPAVFLGTLLNILDGLSYGMIMFPVSEAVFSSLAPAGLSMFYMSCIVSQLVYSLGGSAFRSGIGSEMIEVTPFFHTMALSIASEMANESQAAIIATTITSYALSSIVTGLVFYILGKCRLGVLVGFFPRHILVGCIGGVGYFLVATGVEVSSRLEGGLEYNYETFKYLFCNTLTLAEWTLPLLLAIFLIALQHKFHNSLLVPLYFIAVFILFHVTVLVVPSWNLQSARNSGWVFPAVEDNEPWYEFYTYYKFNLVDWLAVLKQVPSMLALTFFGILHVPINVPALAVTVGMDEVDVDRELVAHGYSNVLSGLVGSIQNYLVYTNSVLFIRAGADDRLAGVLLAIATGAVMMTGPVVIGYIPVCVVGALIFLLGYELLKESVYDTWGRLRNIEYTTVIIIVITMGAFDFVFGILVGILLACLSFVVEAGRSPVVQGVYSGSVARSTVLRHPKQQEFLKDVGDQICVIKLQGTVFFGSIGGVENAIRGKFSQDEFKLNPIKFLIIDMKGVSSIDFSAAEGFRRVLNLTNEFNTRLIFSSVQENDDIIKGLRDAGLWDNSSGENPIELFNTLNYALEWCENSFLRYYKTVKRKEQNVNIRSVPNSGSTNLSPGRKSIISPQNNSLNTRQLMSMNFDIGTPRTTQVYNAATRTVQDEQKSQTRYYSSSDSSFKKQPLPLIMITFQGLSDKDEEFWSAITPYFQKEKIPEDIEFYNTTSEHAAFFIVESGLIRSVYKLEEGRELHSSILPLTAFGDLFQTRRYRKISYTTVSDSVVWKLSDSKLSEMLKTKEGQSLYNELLKIETELVRERFDTMTANLVIAG